In a single window of the Bacteroides acidifaciens genome:
- a CDS encoding TrkH family potassium uptake protein, which produces MINSKMIYRILGFLLLIETAMLLCCGVVSLFYKENDLQSFLVSSAITAGVGIVLLAIGKGAEKSLNRRDGYVIVSVAWVTFSLFGMLPYYIGGYIPSITNAFFETMSGFSSTGATILNNIESMPHGILFWRAMTQWIGGLGIVFFTIAVLPIFGVGGIQVFAAEASGPTHDKVHPRIGITAKWIWGIYAGMTGTLIVLLVFGGMSVFDSICHAFTTTSTGGFSTKQTSIEYYHSPYIDYVISIFMFLSGINFTLLLLMFNGKIKKFIHDAELKFYFICVSFFTLFIAAWLYQTSSMGAEEAFRKSLFQVISLQTSTGFATADYMLWPSILWGCLLIVMIIGACAGSTTGGIKCIRMVILFKVVKNEFKHILHPNAVLPVRVNKQVISPSIQSTVLAFTFLYAVIALISILIMMGLGVGFLESIGTVISSMGNMGPGLGTCGPAFSWSELPVLAKWLLSFLMLLGRLELFTVLLLFTSDFWKKN; this is translated from the coding sequence ATGATCAACTCGAAGATGATATACCGGATTCTGGGTTTTCTGCTGCTCATAGAAACTGCGATGTTACTATGCTGCGGTGTTGTTTCTTTATTCTACAAAGAGAATGACTTGCAGAGTTTTCTGGTTTCATCGGCTATTACTGCCGGTGTCGGTATTGTATTGCTTGCCATCGGCAAAGGTGCGGAAAAATCACTCAACCGACGTGACGGATATGTCATTGTCAGCGTAGCATGGGTCACGTTCTCTCTTTTCGGAATGTTACCTTATTATATAGGAGGATATATTCCAAGTATCACCAACGCATTCTTTGAAACCATGTCGGGTTTCAGCAGTACGGGAGCCACTATCTTAAATAACATCGAATCAATGCCGCACGGAATACTCTTCTGGCGCGCCATGACGCAATGGATTGGCGGTTTAGGTATTGTATTCTTTACCATTGCCGTCCTGCCTATTTTCGGTGTCGGTGGTATTCAGGTATTTGCGGCAGAAGCCAGCGGTCCTACTCATGACAAAGTGCATCCCCGCATTGGCATTACCGCCAAATGGATCTGGGGTATTTATGCAGGAATGACGGGAACTCTCATTGTATTGTTAGTATTTGGCGGCATGAGCGTATTCGACAGTATATGCCATGCTTTCACAACGACCAGTACCGGTGGTTTCTCTACCAAGCAAACCAGTATTGAATACTATCACTCTCCCTATATAGATTATGTAATCTCTATCTTCATGTTTTTGTCAGGGATCAACTTCACACTGCTACTGTTAATGTTCAACGGCAAGATAAAGAAGTTTATCCATGACGCGGAATTGAAGTTCTATTTTATATGCGTTTCCTTCTTCACCCTATTTATTGCAGCCTGGCTCTACCAGACATCTTCGATGGGTGCGGAAGAAGCATTCCGTAAATCACTTTTCCAAGTAATTTCATTGCAGACTTCCACAGGATTCGCCACAGCCGACTATATGCTTTGGCCTTCCATTCTTTGGGGATGCCTTCTTATTGTGATGATTATCGGAGCCTGTGCCGGTAGTACGACAGGTGGTATCAAGTGTATCCGTATGGTGATCTTATTTAAGGTAGTGAAAAATGAATTCAAACATATCCTGCATCCCAATGCCGTGCTTCCGGTACGTGTAAACAAGCAGGTTATCTCCCCTTCCATCCAGTCCACAGTATTGGCTTTCACCTTTTTGTATGCAGTGATTGCCCTTATCAGCATACTTATCATGATGGGACTTGGGGTAGGTTTCCTTGAATCAATCGGAACAGTCATCTCAAGTATGGGTAATATGGGACCGGGACTCGGTACATGCGGCCCTGCTTTCTCCTGGAGCGAATTACCAGTTCTTGCCAAATGGCTGCTTTCCTTCTTAATGCTTTTGGGACGTTTGGAATTATTTACGGTACTGTTGCTTTTCACTTCCGACTTCTGGAAGAAAAACTAG
- the dxs gene encoding 1-deoxy-D-xylulose-5-phosphate synthase → MKNEPIYNLLNAINYPEDLRKLNVDQLPEVCDELRQDIIKELCCNPGHFAASLGTVELTVALHYIYNTPYDRIVWDVGHQAYGHKILTGRREVFSTNRKFGGIRPFPSPEESEYDTFTCGHASNSISAALGMAVAAAQKGDSKRHVVAIIGDGSMSGGLAFEGLNNASVTPNNLLIILNDNDMAIDRSVGGMKQYLFNLTTTNRYNQLRFSMSRVLFKLGILNEERRKALIRFGNSLKSMAAQQQNIFEGMNIRYFGPIDGHDVRNLARVLHDIKDLQGPKILHLHTIKGKGFAPAEEHATEWHAPGKFDPVTGKRFIANTEGMPPLFQDVFGNTLVELAEANPKIVGVTPAMPSGCSMNILMEKMPKRAFDVGIAEGHAVTFSGGMAKDGLLPFCNIYSSFLQRAQDNIIHDVAIQNLPVILCLDRAGLVGEDGPTHHGAFDMACLRPIPNLTISSPMDEHELRRLMYTAQLPDKGPFVIRYPRGRGVLVDWKCPLEEVPVGKGRKLKDGDDLAVITIGPIGNTAARAIAQAEAKLGKSIAHYDLRFLKPLDEELLHEIGRKFERILTVEDGIIKGGMGSAILEFMADNEYKPTVKRIGIPNIFVEHGSVAELYHICGMDEEGILTKIKEFIN, encoded by the coding sequence ATGAAGAATGAACCGATATATAACTTGCTAAACGCTATTAATTACCCCGAAGACCTACGGAAACTAAACGTAGACCAACTGCCGGAAGTATGCGATGAACTGCGGCAAGACATTATTAAAGAACTCTGCTGCAATCCGGGACATTTTGCCGCCAGTCTGGGGACAGTGGAACTGACGGTAGCTCTGCACTACATCTACAATACGCCCTATGACCGTATTGTATGGGATGTGGGACATCAGGCTTACGGCCATAAAATTCTGACAGGACGTCGCGAAGTTTTTTCCACCAACCGGAAGTTTGGCGGAATACGCCCTTTTCCATCACCGGAAGAGAGCGAATACGATACTTTTACATGCGGGCATGCTTCTAATTCAATCTCCGCTGCCCTTGGCATGGCTGTTGCCGCCGCTCAGAAAGGAGATTCCAAACGTCATGTGGTAGCCATCATCGGTGACGGTTCCATGAGTGGCGGACTGGCTTTTGAAGGGTTGAACAATGCATCTGTCACCCCGAACAATCTGCTTATTATACTGAATGACAATGATATGGCTATCGACCGCAGCGTCGGTGGCATGAAACAGTATCTTTTCAACCTGACGACCACCAACCGTTACAACCAGTTGCGTTTCAGCATGTCACGTGTGTTGTTCAAACTCGGTATCTTGAATGAGGAACGCCGCAAAGCACTGATACGTTTTGGCAACAGCCTGAAGTCGATGGCTGCACAGCAACAGAATATTTTCGAAGGGATGAATATCCGTTATTTCGGTCCGATAGACGGGCACGATGTTAGGAATCTTGCCCGAGTACTGCATGATATTAAAGATTTGCAAGGACCTAAAATCCTGCATTTACACACTATAAAAGGAAAAGGGTTCGCCCCGGCAGAAGAACATGCTACCGAATGGCATGCTCCGGGCAAGTTCGACCCCGTCACCGGCAAACGTTTCATTGCCAACACGGAAGGAATGCCGCCTCTCTTCCAGGATGTATTCGGAAATACACTGGTAGAGCTTGCCGAAGCCAACCCGAAGATTGTCGGTGTAACTCCCGCCATGCCCAGCGGCTGTTCGATGAACATCCTCATGGAGAAAATGCCGAAACGCGCATTTGATGTCGGTATTGCCGAAGGGCATGCCGTGACTTTCTCTGGCGGTATGGCGAAAGACGGATTGCTGCCGTTCTGCAATATCTATTCTTCTTTTTTGCAACGGGCACAGGATAATATCATACATGACGTAGCGATACAGAATCTTCCTGTGATACTATGTCTCGACCGTGCCGGACTTGTCGGTGAGGACGGGCCTACACATCACGGAGCTTTTGACATGGCTTGCCTGCGCCCGATACCTAACTTGACTATTTCTTCGCCAATGGACGAACACGAGTTACGCCGGTTGATGTACACAGCACAACTGCCGGACAAAGGTCCGTTCGTGATTCGTTATCCACGGGGACGCGGCGTGTTGGTGGACTGGAAATGTCCGCTAGAAGAAGTTCCGGTAGGAAAAGGAAGAAAGTTGAAAGATGGTGACGACCTTGCGGTTATTACTATCGGACCGATAGGAAACACTGCCGCCCGCGCCATTGCCCAGGCAGAAGCCAAGCTTGGTAAATCCATCGCCCATTATGATTTACGTTTCCTAAAACCGCTGGATGAGGAGTTACTGCATGAAATAGGTCGCAAATTCGAGCGTATCCTTACCGTTGAAGACGGCATTATCAAAGGCGGTATGGGCAGCGCTATCCTCGAATTTATGGCAGACAATGAATACAAACCGACAGTGAAGCGTATCGGTATCCCCAATATATTTGTGGAACACGGTTCAGTGGCCGAACTTTATCACATCTGCGGCATGGACGAGGAAGGCATTCTGACTAAAATAAAAGAATTTATCAATTGA
- a CDS encoding bifunctional UDP-N-acetylmuramoyl-tripeptide:D-alanyl-D-alanine ligase/alanine racemase translates to MSYAIKSIAQSIGARRVGDYEATIDWLLTDSRSLSFPEETLFFALATKRNSGARYIPDLYDRGVRNFVVSEEDFKEIESGELRIEKSVQHDGAQPILNSQFSILNFLIVPNPLKALQKLAEVHREKFKMPVIGITGSNGKTIVKEWLHQLLSPDRCIVRSPRSYNSQIGVPLSVWQLNEEAELGIFEAGISEMGEMGALKRMIKPTIGILTNIGGAHQENFFSLQEKCMEKLTLFKDCDVVIYNGDNELISNCVAKSMLTAREIAWSRTDIERPLHISRVTKKEDHTIISYRYLDMDNTFCIPFIDDASIENALNCLAACLYLMTPADQITERMARLEPIAMRLEVKEGKNNCVLINDSYNSDLASLDIALDFLVRRSEKKGLNRTLILSDILETGQSTATLYRRVAQLVQSRGINKLIGVGPEISSCVARFDAGIERYFFPNTEALLASDVLKSLHSEVILIKGSRIFNFDKVSEALELKVHETILEVNLHAMVENLNHYRSMLRHPETKMICMVKASAYGAGSYEIAKTLQEHHVDYLAVAVADEGSELRKAGITSSIMIMDPELTAFKTMFDYKLEPEVYNFHLLDALIKAAKKEGITNFPIHIKLDTGMHRLGFAVEDIPLLIRRLKNQSAVIPRSVFSHFVGSDSPQFDAFTRRQIELFEKGSQELQAAFPHKILRHICNTAGIERFPGAQFDMVRLGIGLYGVSPIDNSIIHNVSTLKTTILQIRDVPEEDTVGYSRMGHLTRPSRIAAIPIGYADGLNRHLGRGNAYCLVNGKKAVYVGNICMDVCMIDVTDIDCREGDQAIIFGDDLPITILSDKLDTIPYEVLTSISTRVKRVYYQE, encoded by the coding sequence ATGTCATATGCGATTAAATCCATAGCCCAAAGTATCGGTGCCCGCCGTGTGGGCGACTACGAAGCGACTATTGATTGGCTGTTAACAGACAGCCGTTCCCTGAGTTTTCCTGAAGAAACTCTTTTTTTTGCTTTAGCTACCAAACGAAATAGTGGTGCCCGCTATATCCCTGATTTATATGACAGGGGAGTGCGCAATTTTGTTGTCTCCGAAGAAGACTTTAAAGAAATTGAGAGTGGAGAATTGAGAATTGAGAAATCTGTGCAGCATGATGGCGCGCAGCCAATTCTCAATTCTCAATTCTCAATTCTCAATTTCCTCATCGTCCCCAATCCCTTGAAAGCTTTGCAGAAGCTTGCCGAAGTGCATCGTGAGAAATTCAAGATGCCGGTTATCGGCATTACCGGTAGTAACGGAAAGACGATTGTGAAAGAATGGTTGCACCAGTTGCTCAGTCCGGACCGCTGCATTGTCCGTTCTCCGCGCAGCTATAATTCACAGATTGGTGTTCCTCTTTCTGTATGGCAACTGAATGAAGAGGCGGAGTTAGGAATCTTTGAAGCCGGCATTTCCGAAATGGGAGAGATGGGAGCTTTGAAGCGGATGATAAAGCCTACTATCGGTATCTTGACCAACATAGGCGGTGCCCATCAGGAGAATTTCTTCTCATTGCAGGAGAAATGTATGGAGAAGCTGACGCTTTTCAAAGACTGTGATGTCGTAATCTACAACGGTGATAATGAACTAATCAGCAATTGCGTTGCAAAATCAATGCTGACAGCCCGTGAGATTGCCTGGAGCCGTACCGATATCGAACGTCCGCTGCACATCAGCCGTGTGACAAAGAAGGAAGACCACACCATTATTTCCTACCGTTATCTGGATATGGATAATACTTTCTGTATCCCTTTTATTGATGATGCTTCCATCGAAAATGCGCTGAATTGTCTGGCAGCCTGTCTCTACCTGATGACTCCTGCCGACCAGATAACAGAACGTATGGCACGTCTCGAACCGATTGCGATGCGTCTGGAAGTAAAAGAAGGAAAGAACAACTGTGTGTTGATAAATGATAGCTATAATTCGGATTTGGCATCTTTGGATATAGCCCTAGACTTCCTTGTCCGCCGCTCTGAAAAGAAAGGGTTGAACCGGACGCTTATCCTCTCGGACATACTGGAAACCGGACAAAGCACGGCAACACTCTATCGGCGTGTAGCCCAACTGGTGCAAAGCCGTGGAATCAATAAACTGATTGGCGTAGGACCGGAGATTTCTTCGTGTGTCGCCCGGTTTGATGCCGGCATCGAACGCTATTTCTTCCCCAATACCGAAGCTCTTCTGGCATCAGACGTGCTTAAATCCCTTCATTCGGAAGTAATTCTGATAAAAGGTTCCCGTATATTCAACTTCGACAAGGTATCCGAAGCGCTGGAACTGAAAGTGCACGAAACTATCTTGGAAGTAAACCTGCATGCCATGGTCGAAAATCTGAACCATTATCGTTCCATGCTCCGCCATCCCGAAACGAAGATGATATGTATGGTGAAAGCTTCTGCCTACGGAGCCGGTTCATATGAAATTGCCAAGACCTTGCAGGAACATCATGTCGATTACCTGGCGGTGGCCGTTGCCGACGAAGGCTCCGAACTTCGCAAAGCGGGCATCACTTCCTCTATCATGATTATGGACCCGGAACTTACGGCGTTCAAAACCATGTTCGACTATAAACTGGAACCGGAAGTGTATAATTTCCATCTGCTCGACGCACTTATCAAAGCCGCCAAAAAAGAAGGAATTACCAACTTCCCGATTCACATCAAACTGGATACAGGTATGCACCGTCTCGGCTTTGCCGTGGAAGATATACCTTTGCTTATCCGTCGCCTGAAGAACCAGAGCGCGGTGATTCCCCGTTCGGTATTCTCTCATTTCGTAGGAAGTGATTCTCCCCAGTTCGATGCCTTTACACGCCGGCAGATAGAATTGTTTGAAAAGGGCTCGCAGGAGTTGCAAGCCGCTTTCCCGCATAAGATTTTGCGTCATATCTGCAATACGGCGGGAATCGAGCGTTTCCCCGGTGCGCAGTTTGACATGGTACGGTTGGGAATCGGGCTTTACGGAGTCAGTCCGATAGACAATTCGATTATACATAACGTAAGTACCCTCAAGACAACGATACTTCAGATTCGTGATGTGCCCGAAGAAGATACCGTAGGGTATAGCCGTATGGGGCATCTGACACGTCCTTCGCGTATCGCCGCCATTCCTATCGGTTATGCCGACGGGCTGAACCGTCATTTGGGACGTGGAAATGCCTACTGCCTGGTGAATGGGAAGAAAGCGGTTTATGTAGGCAATATCTGTATGGATGTCTGTATGATAGACGTAACCGACATCGACTGCCGCGAAGGCGACCAGGCGATTATTTTCGGTGATGACCTGCCGATAACGATTCTCTCCGACAAGCTGGATACGATTCCTTACGAAGTTCTTACCAGTATATCGACACGGGTGAAACGGGTATATTATCAGGAATAA
- a CDS encoding NADH-quinone oxidoreductase subunit A, with amino-acid sequence MNFTFLVVVLLTALAFVGVVIALSRAISPRSYNVQKFEAYECGIPTRGKSWMQFRVGYYLFAILFLMFDVETAFLFPWAVVMRDMGPQGLISILFFFIILVLGLAYAWRKGALEWK; translated from the coding sequence ATGAATTTTACATTTTTAGTTGTTGTTTTACTGACAGCGCTTGCTTTTGTCGGTGTAGTGATAGCTCTTTCACGTGCTATTTCACCCCGTTCGTACAATGTGCAAAAGTTTGAAGCTTACGAATGTGGTATACCGACACGTGGTAAATCATGGATGCAGTTCCGTGTAGGTTACTACTTGTTTGCTATCCTGTTCCTGATGTTCGACGTTGAAACAGCTTTCCTGTTTCCGTGGGCAGTGGTCATGCGCGACATGGGACCACAGGGACTTATTAGTATTCTCTTCTTCTTTATCATTCTAGTTCTGGGTCTTGCTTATGCCTGGAGGAAAGGAGCTTTGGAATGGAAATAA
- a CDS encoding GSCFA domain-containing protein gives MNFQTSVELPAGLPPVSHADHILLMGSCFAENIGALLMDAKFRLNLNPFGILYNPLSILSALREIATKKEYTEKDLFAYRGLWHSPMHHGSFSASTPEETLQNINDRLQQACQVMQQLDWLMLTFGTAYVYEQKETGKVVANCHKLPENNFSRRLLLVDEIVDEYTSLITSLAACNPNLKILFTVSPIRHIRDGMHANQLSKSTLLLAIDRLQQLFPQQVFYFPSYEIVLDELRDYRFYADDMLHPSPLAVRYLWERFSETFFSADTKQVMAEVEDIWRDLAHKPFHPGSEAYQRFLGQIVLKIERLIGKYPYLDFQKETELCHMRLNP, from the coding sequence ATGAACTTTCAAACATCTGTGGAATTACCTGCCGGGCTTCCGCCTGTCAGCCATGCAGACCATATCCTTCTGATGGGCTCTTGTTTTGCCGAGAATATAGGCGCTTTGCTAATGGATGCCAAATTCCGGCTGAACCTGAATCCTTTCGGCATTCTTTATAATCCTTTGTCTATCTTATCCGCTTTGCGGGAGATTGCAACGAAAAAAGAATACACGGAGAAAGACCTGTTTGCTTATAGAGGACTGTGGCATAGCCCTATGCATCACGGCTCCTTTTCCGCATCCACTCCGGAGGAAACCTTGCAGAATATCAATGACCGTTTGCAGCAAGCCTGTCAGGTTATGCAACAACTTGATTGGCTGATGCTGACTTTCGGTACGGCTTATGTCTACGAACAAAAAGAAACGGGAAAAGTTGTTGCCAATTGCCACAAACTGCCTGAGAACAACTTCAGCCGCAGGCTTCTTCTTGTAGACGAAATTGTCGATGAATACACTTCGCTGATTACCAGTCTGGCAGCCTGCAATCCGAATCTGAAGATTCTGTTTACGGTGAGTCCCATCCGTCATATCCGCGACGGGATGCATGCCAACCAACTAAGCAAATCCACTTTATTACTCGCTATCGACCGCTTGCAGCAACTCTTCCCGCAGCAGGTCTTCTATTTCCCTTCCTACGAAATAGTACTGGACGAATTGCGTGATTACCGCTTTTATGCGGACGATATGTTGCATCCGTCTCCATTGGCAGTCCGTTACCTGTGGGAACGCTTCTCTGAAACTTTCTTTTCAGCTGACACAAAGCAGGTTATGGCAGAAGTCGAAGATATCTGGCGCGACCTGGCTCATAAGCCCTTTCACCCCGGTTCAGAGGCCTATCAACGCTTTTTAGGACAAATAGTGTTAAAAATAGAACGACTTATCGGAAAATACCCGTACTTAGATTTTCAAAAAGAAACAGAACTATGTCATATGCGATTAAATCCATAG
- a CDS encoding NADH-quinone oxidoreductase subunit D, with product MQEIQFIAPAALHDEMLRLRNEKQMDFLESLTGMDWGAADEKDAPEKLRGLGVVYHLESTVTGERMALKTATTNRDLPEIPSVSDIWKIADFYEREVFDYYGITFIGHPDMRRLYLRNDWIGYPMRKDNDPEKDNPLCMTNEETFDTTQEIELNPDGTIKNKETKLFGEEEYVVNIGPQHPATHGVMRFRVSLEGEIIRKIDANCGYIHRGIEKMNESLTYPQTLALTDRLDYLGAHQNRHALCMCIEKAMGIEVSERVQYIRTIMDELQRIDSHLLFFSALAMDLGALTAFFYGFRDREKILDIFEETCGGRLIMNYNTIGGVQADLHPNFVKRVKEFIPYMRGIIHEYHDIFTGNIIAQSRMKGVGVLSREDAISFGCTGGTGRASGWACDVRKRIPYGVYDKVDFKEIIYTEGDCFARYLVRMDEIMESLNIIEQLIDNIPEGPYQEKMKPIIRVPEGSYYAAVEGSRGEFGVFLESQGDKMPYRLHYRATGLPLVAAIDTICRGAKIADLIAIGGTLDYVVPDIDR from the coding sequence ATGCAAGAAATACAATTTATAGCTCCTGCAGCATTACACGACGAGATGCTGCGCTTGCGAAATGAAAAGCAGATGGACTTTCTCGAAAGCCTCACCGGCATGGACTGGGGAGCAGCGGATGAGAAAGACGCTCCGGAGAAACTCCGCGGTTTAGGCGTAGTCTATCATCTGGAATCTACCGTCACGGGCGAACGGATGGCGCTGAAAACTGCGACAACCAACCGTGACTTGCCGGAAATACCGTCTGTCAGCGATATATGGAAGATAGCAGACTTCTACGAACGCGAAGTTTTCGATTATTACGGCATCACCTTTATCGGTCATCCCGATATGCGTCGTCTGTATCTGCGTAACGACTGGATAGGTTATCCGATGCGCAAAGACAATGATCCGGAAAAAGATAATCCGCTCTGCATGACCAATGAGGAAACGTTCGACACGACTCAGGAAATAGAACTCAACCCGGACGGAACAATCAAAAACAAAGAAACAAAACTCTTCGGAGAAGAAGAATACGTAGTCAATATCGGCCCGCAACACCCTGCAACTCACGGTGTAATGCGTTTCCGTGTTTCTCTCGAAGGTGAAATCATCCGTAAGATTGACGCAAACTGCGGATATATCCATCGGGGTATCGAGAAGATGAACGAGAGTCTTACCTATCCTCAGACATTGGCTCTTACAGATCGTCTTGATTATTTGGGTGCGCATCAGAACCGGCATGCATTATGTATGTGCATCGAGAAGGCGATGGGTATCGAAGTCAGCGAGCGTGTACAATATATCCGTACGATTATGGATGAGTTGCAACGTATCGACTCTCACCTGTTATTCTTTTCCGCCCTTGCCATGGACCTCGGAGCACTGACGGCTTTCTTCTACGGATTCCGTGACCGTGAAAAGATTCTTGATATTTTTGAGGAGACTTGTGGCGGACGCTTGATTATGAACTACAATACGATTGGCGGTGTACAGGCTGACCTTCACCCGAACTTCGTCAAACGGGTGAAAGAATTTATTCCGTATATGAGAGGTATTATTCACGAATATCACGATATATTCACAGGCAATATCATTGCTCAAAGCCGTATGAAAGGCGTGGGTGTACTAAGTCGCGAGGATGCTATTTCTTTCGGTTGCACCGGTGGTACAGGCCGTGCTTCGGGCTGGGCCTGCGACGTGCGCAAGCGGATACCGTACGGTGTATATGACAAAGTGGATTTCAAAGAAATCATTTATACGGAAGGCGACTGCTTCGCCCGCTATCTGGTGCGTATGGACGAAATCATGGAAAGTCTGAACATCATTGAGCAATTAATAGATAATATCCCCGAAGGGCCGTATCAGGAGAAGATGAAACCTATCATCCGTGTTCCCGAAGGCAGCTACTATGCTGCTGTGGAAGGAAGCCGCGGTGAATTCGGTGTTTTCCTCGAAAGCCAGGGTGACAAGATGCCGTATCGCCTGCACTATCGTGCCACGGGGCTGCCGCTTGTAGCCGCCATCGACACGATCTGTCGTGGAGCGAAGATTGCCGACCTGATTGCCATTGGCGGAACGCTGGACTATGTGGTTCCGGATATAGACCGGTAA
- the trkA gene encoding Trk system potassium transporter TrkA codes for MKIIIAGAGNVGTHLAKLLSREKQDIILMDDDEEKLSALSSNFDLLTVAASPSSISGLKEVGVKEADLFIAVTPDESRNMTACMLATNLGAKKTVARIDNYEYLLPKNKEFFQKLGVDSLIYPEMLAAKEIVSSMRMSWVRQWWEFCDGALVLIGTKMREKAEILNIPLYELGAPDIPYHVVAIKRGTETIIPRGDDVIKLHDIVYFTTTRKYIPYIRKIAGKEDYADVRNVMIMGGSRIAVRTAQYVPDYMQVKIVDNDINRCNRLTELLDDKTMIINGDGRDMDLLIEEGLKNTEAFVALTGNSETNILACLAAKRMGVEKTVAEVENIDYIGMAESLDIGTVINKKMIAASHIYQMMLDADVSNVKCLTFANADVAEFTVPAGAKITKHLIKDLGLPKGTTIGGMIRNGEGILVTGDTLIQPGDHVVVFCLSMMIKKIEKFFH; via the coding sequence ATGAAGATTATTATCGCCGGTGCCGGCAACGTAGGCACCCATTTGGCAAAACTGTTATCGCGCGAAAAGCAAGATATTATCTTGATGGATGATGACGAAGAGAAACTAAGTGCTCTCAGCTCCAATTTCGACTTGCTGACAGTTGCCGCCTCTCCTTCTTCTATCTCCGGCCTGAAAGAGGTAGGTGTCAAAGAAGCCGACCTCTTCATTGCAGTTACTCCGGACGAAAGCCGAAACATGACTGCCTGTATGCTGGCTACCAATCTGGGAGCTAAAAAGACAGTGGCACGTATCGATAATTACGAATATCTTCTGCCCAAAAACAAAGAGTTCTTCCAAAAGTTGGGAGTGGATTCGTTAATCTACCCTGAGATGTTGGCTGCCAAAGAAATCGTATCTTCCATGCGCATGAGCTGGGTACGCCAATGGTGGGAATTCTGTGACGGAGCACTCGTACTGATCGGTACGAAGATGCGCGAAAAAGCGGAGATACTGAATATTCCCCTTTATGAGTTGGGGGCACCGGACATTCCTTATCACGTAGTAGCCATCAAACGCGGAACGGAAACCATTATTCCGCGTGGAGACGATGTGATAAAACTGCATGACATTGTTTATTTCACCACCACCCGCAAATATATTCCTTATATACGTAAGATAGCCGGCAAGGAAGATTATGCCGACGTGCGTAACGTGATGATTATGGGCGGAAGCCGCATCGCAGTCCGTACCGCCCAATACGTGCCGGACTATATGCAAGTGAAAATCGTAGACAATGACATTAACCGTTGCAACCGGCTGACAGAACTGTTGGACGACAAAACGATGATTATCAACGGGGACGGTCGTGACATGGATCTGCTCATCGAAGAAGGATTGAAGAATACCGAAGCCTTCGTTGCCCTGACCGGAAATTCCGAAACCAACATACTGGCTTGTCTTGCCGCCAAACGCATGGGGGTGGAAAAGACCGTAGCAGAAGTCGAAAATATCGACTATATCGGCATGGCGGAAAGCCTTGACATCGGTACGGTCATCAACAAGAAGATGATTGCCGCCAGCCATATTTATCAAATGATGCTGGATGCCGACGTCTCCAATGTGAAATGTCTGACGTTTGCCAATGCGGATGTCGCAGAATTTACTGTACCCGCCGGAGCAAAAATAACAAAGCATCTGATCAAAGACCTCGGACTACCGAAAGGGACGACTATCGGCGGTATGATTCGCAACGGAGAAGGAATACTGGTTACCGGTGATACGCTGATTCAACCGGGCGACCATGTAGTAGTGTTCTGCTTGAGTATGATGATTAAGAAAATCGAGAAATTCTTTCATTAG
- a CDS encoding NADH-quinone oxidoreductase subunit B: MEITKKPKIKSIPYEEFIDNESLEKLVRELNAGGANVALGVLDDFINWGRSNSLWPLTFATSCCGIEFMALGAARYDMARFGFEVARASPRQADMIMVCGTITNKMAPVLKRLYDQMPDPKYVVAVGGCAVSGGPFKKSYHVVNGVDKILPVDVYIPGCPPRPEAFYYGMMQLQRKVKIEKFFGGVNRKEKKPDYIKNEE, encoded by the coding sequence ATGGAAATAACCAAAAAGCCAAAAATAAAATCAATTCCGTATGAGGAGTTCATCGACAATGAATCATTGGAAAAGTTGGTCAGGGAACTTAATGCAGGAGGGGCAAACGTCGCTCTCGGAGTTCTTGATGACTTTATCAACTGGGGACGCAGCAATTCGCTGTGGCCGCTTACTTTCGCTACCAGTTGTTGCGGTATCGAATTTATGGCACTGGGTGCCGCGCGTTATGATATGGCCCGCTTCGGGTTTGAAGTAGCCCGTGCCAGTCCGCGCCAGGCCGACATGATTATGGTATGCGGAACAATCACGAACAAGATGGCTCCGGTACTGAAACGTCTGTACGACCAGATGCCCGACCCGAAATATGTGGTTGCCGTAGGCGGATGTGCTGTCAGCGGCGGTCCTTTCAAGAAGTCCTACCATGTGGTGAACGGAGTGGACAAGATTCTTCCGGTAGATGTATATATCCCCGGATGTCCGCCGCGTCCCGAAGCTTTCTATTATGGCATGATGCAGTTGCAACGCAAAGTGAAAATAGAAAAGTTCTTTGGTGGAGTAAACAGGAAAGAGAAGAAACCGGATTATATAAAAAATGAAGAATGA